One Terriglobia bacterium DNA window includes the following coding sequences:
- the pgsA gene encoding CDP-diacylglycerol--glycerol-3-phosphate 3-phosphatidyltransferase, with protein MRLNLPNSLTVARIFLVPLLVVVLLTPPWATAWVKSRLQDVGYAAWIGHLASWMSDWREVVGVIIFLTAAATDWLDGFLARRRDEVTTLGQLLDPIADKLLTGSAFISLVELQLAPAWIVVVIVGREFAVTGLRSVAAARGLVIVASPWGKFKTVSQVVAITLMILTNTLERWLRFGFLGVAALWVAMIIALVSAVDYFMRFARRLDLEARG; from the coding sequence ATGCGTCTCAATCTGCCGAACAGTCTGACGGTGGCGCGGATCTTCCTGGTCCCGCTCCTCGTGGTCGTGCTGCTCACGCCGCCTTGGGCCACGGCGTGGGTGAAGTCGAGACTGCAGGACGTGGGCTACGCCGCGTGGATCGGCCATCTCGCGAGCTGGATGTCCGACTGGCGCGAGGTGGTCGGCGTGATCATCTTCCTGACGGCCGCGGCCACCGACTGGCTCGACGGCTTCCTCGCGAGACGCCGCGACGAGGTCACCACCCTCGGCCAGCTCCTGGACCCGATCGCCGACAAGCTGCTCACCGGCTCGGCGTTCATCTCGCTGGTCGAGCTCCAGCTGGCGCCGGCCTGGATCGTGGTGGTGATCGTCGGGCGCGAGTTCGCCGTCACGGGGCTCAGGAGCGTCGCGGCGGCGCGCGGCCTGGTGATCGTCGCGTCGCCGTGGGGGAAGTTCAAGACCGTCAGCCAGGTCGTGGCGATCACGCTGATGATCCTGACGAACACCCTCGAGCGGTGGCTCCGGTTCGGCTTCCTCGGCGTCGCCGCGCTGTGGGTGGCGATGATCATCGCGCTGGTGTCGGCGGTGGACTACTTCATGAGATTCGCGCGCCGCCTCGACCTCGAGGCCCGCGGATGA
- a CDS encoding DUF502 domain-containing protein, producing the protein MIRRAIAHVRGRIGGGLLIVLPLLITVWLLSILFNLINARVTPWVLAALRAAEIPGLERWPARVAVPLIGVVLTATLVYLAGLLTGNLVGRRFLSLFESAMHRIPLVKGIYGAARQLLDAVSLTGKRPFSRVVLVEFPRSGVWTVGFVTQERLHAIGGPRGDEGAVPVFVPTAPNPTSGWVLFIREADLVDLDLTIEQGLKLIVSGGIVSPEDLGAHRARRPRAAASPP; encoded by the coding sequence ATGATCAGGCGTGCCATCGCGCACGTGAGGGGGCGGATCGGCGGCGGCCTGCTGATCGTGCTCCCGCTGCTGATCACCGTCTGGCTCCTGAGCATCCTGTTCAACCTGATCAACGCGCGCGTGACGCCTTGGGTGCTCGCGGCGCTCCGGGCGGCGGAGATCCCCGGTCTCGAGAGGTGGCCCGCGCGGGTCGCGGTCCCGTTGATCGGGGTCGTGCTCACCGCCACCCTCGTCTACCTCGCCGGGCTCCTGACCGGCAACCTCGTGGGCCGGCGGTTCCTCTCGCTGTTCGAGTCCGCCATGCACCGGATCCCGCTGGTGAAGGGGATCTACGGCGCCGCCCGGCAACTGCTGGACGCGGTGAGCCTCACCGGTAAGCGCCCCTTTTCTCGCGTCGTCCTCGTGGAGTTCCCGCGGTCCGGCGTCTGGACGGTCGGGTTCGTCACCCAGGAGCGGCTTCACGCGATCGGGGGGCCTCGGGGCGACGAGGGCGCGGTGCCGGTCTTCGTTCCCACCGCCCCGAACCCCACCTCCGGATGGGTGCTGTTCATCCGCGAGGCGGACCTCGTGGATCTCGATCTGACCATCGAGCAGGGGCTCAAGCTGATCGTCTCGGGAGGGATCGTGAGTCCCGAGGATCTCGGCGCCCACCGGGCCCGAAGGCCGCGGGCCGCCGCGTCGCCGCCGTGA
- a CDS encoding 1-acyl-sn-glycerol-3-phosphate acyltransferase translates to MTGSSFYRVARAAFRVLALPLFRFKVEGAERIPATGPGIVVALHRSWLDPACVGGACPRPVSFLMQRDVYHKRWGRWFYRRMGAIPVPLGGTPSVEALKAAVRCLEGGEILGIFPEGGIVGKGTQATFHRGAAHLAVRCLAPVIPVAIHGSAEAWPHGRKWPTPARVSVRFHPPIRPPAGLEGREAVEELMRRTRLALGDSAEGLP, encoded by the coding sequence GTGACGGGGAGCTCGTTCTACCGCGTGGCCCGCGCGGCGTTCCGCGTCCTCGCGCTGCCGCTCTTCCGATTCAAGGTGGAGGGGGCCGAGCGGATTCCCGCGACGGGCCCCGGGATCGTGGTCGCGCTGCACCGGTCGTGGCTCGATCCCGCCTGTGTCGGCGGGGCTTGCCCGCGTCCGGTGTCCTTCCTCATGCAGAGGGACGTGTACCATAAGCGCTGGGGCCGGTGGTTCTACCGCCGCATGGGTGCGATTCCGGTACCCCTCGGCGGGACGCCGTCGGTCGAGGCGCTGAAGGCGGCGGTGCGCTGCCTCGAGGGGGGGGAGATCCTCGGGATCTTCCCGGAGGGCGGGATTGTCGGGAAGGGAACCCAGGCGACGTTTCATCGCGGCGCCGCTCATCTCGCGGTGCGCTGCTTGGCGCCGGTGATTCCCGTGGCGATCCACGGTTCCGCGGAGGCTTGGCCCCACGGTAGGAAATGGCCCACCCCCGCTCGGGTGAGCGTGAGGTTCCACCCGCCGATCCGCCCTCCGGCGGGGCTCGAGGGAAGGGAGGCCGTGGAGGAGCTGATGCGGCGCACGAGGCTGGCCCTGGGCGACTCGGCGGAAGGACTCCCATGA
- the thpR gene encoding RNA 2',3'-cyclic phosphodiesterase: MRLFLAIDLPSPVRAAVAALEERLRRDGHGWRWVRPEGIHLTLRFLGEVSPVDDARQRESWRRAVAGHPRFRFRVGGVGAFPAASRPRVLWVGVAESSPAPVMVPLAAALESAARELGFEAEERPFRAHLTLARAQREGRPSAPGLADVVIATDVPAEEVVLFRSELHPDGARYSRLEAFPLGGVP, translated from the coding sequence ATGAGGCTGTTCCTGGCGATCGATCTTCCATCGCCGGTGAGAGCCGCGGTCGCCGCGCTGGAGGAGCGGCTTCGCCGGGACGGTCACGGATGGCGATGGGTTCGGCCCGAGGGGATCCACCTCACCCTCCGGTTCCTCGGCGAGGTCTCGCCGGTGGACGATGCCCGACAGCGCGAGTCCTGGCGCCGCGCCGTCGCGGGACATCCGCGTTTCCGGTTCCGAGTCGGCGGTGTCGGCGCGTTCCCCGCGGCCTCGCGGCCGAGGGTCCTGTGGGTGGGGGTGGCGGAGTCGTCGCCTGCCCCGGTGATGGTTCCCCTCGCGGCGGCGCTCGAGAGCGCCGCGAGGGAGCTCGGCTTCGAGGCGGAGGAGCGTCCGTTCCGCGCTCACCTGACCCTCGCGCGGGCCCAGAGGGAGGGACGCCCTTCTGCTCCGGGGCTCGCGGACGTCGTGATCGCGACCGACGTGCCCGCGGAGGAGGTCGTGCTGTTCCGGAGCGAACTTCACCCCGACGGTGCTCGCTACAGCCGGCTCGAGGCGTTCCCGCTCGGAGGCGTCCCGTGA